Below is a genomic region from Streptomyces tsukubensis.
AACCACCGCGCTGCTCCAGGTCGGGCGCGCCTGCCACCTCGCCCACACCCGCCGCCACGGTGCCGCGGCAACAGCCGGTCAGGCCCCGGTCGCCTACGTCCTGGTCCCGCCCGCCGCCAGCGCCAAAACCCTCGCCGCCGAATTCGCCCGCTACCTCGGCATCCCCGTCGCCGCCGGCATGTCCCAGGCCCAGATCACGAACGCCGTCTGCCACACCTACACAGCCGCCCGGGTCCAGCTGGTCCTGATCGACGAAATCCACCGCCTCAACCCCCGCACCACCACCGGCGCCCAGAGCGCCGACCTGATCAAAGACCTCACCGAACGCATCGGCGCCACCTTCGTCTACGCCGGTATCGACGTCACCACCACCCCCCTGTTCACCGGCGTACGCGGCTCCCAGCTCGCCGGCCGCGCCTCCCTCATCGACTGCGCCGCCTTCCCCGCCCGCCTCGGCGACGAAGAGCCCTTCCGCAACCTCGTCAACGCGATGGAAGGCGCGCTCGACCTGCGTCATCACCGGACCGGAACCCTGCCTCAACTGGCCCCATACC
It encodes:
- a CDS encoding ATP-binding protein, with protein sequence MTTWDGFQAFATTPVAAPPPPGAPPRGLEERLAYHSRFVTVRTPAIDALAKNVRTLMILGRHQTVTARPSLIVTGPAGAGKTTALLQVGRACHLAHTRRHGAAATAGQAPVAYVLVPPAASAKTLAAEFARYLGIPVAAGMSQAQITNAVCHTYTAARVQLVLIDEIHRLNPRTTTGAQSADLIKDLTERIGATFVYAGIDVTTTPLFTGVRGSQLAGRASLIDCAAFPARLGDEEPFRNLVNAMEGALDLRHHRTGTLPQLAPYLHQRTAGRIGSLARLIRQAAITALIDGTERITKTSLDAIRLDHLAEQHQRPRARSTNTP